Part of the Leptospira sp. WS92.C1 genome is shown below.
TCAAGGTGTTCCGATTCTTGCAAAGATCGATCAAGCAGAACAGATCATCAGTCAATTTGGTGTAAAACAGGTGATCATTGCGATTACCAACCCCGACGGACAACTGATCAGCCGTTTGATTCGTTCCTTTGAAAATACGGACGTAAAGTTCAAAATTCTTCCTTCCTTGGGTTCCTTATTTTTTGATTCGCCGAAATTGCATCAACTCAGAGAAGTTCAGGTGGAAGATCTGTTGGGTCGTTCTGTTGTGGATTTGGAAATCGAATCGATCCGTTCTTATTTAAAAGGAAAGTGTATTCTTGTCACTGGAGCTGGAGGATCGATTGGGAGCGAAATCTGTAGACAGATTGCGGTTTTTGAACCGGCTCGAATCCTTCTTTTGGACGCCGCCGAAACGCCGTTATACGAAATTGAGTATGAGCTCAAAAAAAAGCTTGAGGGACAAAACATAGAAATCGTTCCGATCATCACTGACGTTAAAAACCTTTCGCGGGTCAGCTCGGTGTTTGAAAAACATTCTCCCCAGGTTGTATTTCACTCGGCGGCTTACAAACACGTTCCTATGATGGAAATCAATCCCACGGAAGCGGTGATGAATAACGTGCTCGGTACAAAAAACATGGCCGATATTTCCAGACTTTCCGGTGTGGAACGTTTTGTTCTGATCTCCACGGATAAGGCGGTCAATCCGGTCAATATCATGGGGGCTTCTAAACGTGTAGCGGAATTGTATCTTCAGCATATATCGAGAGAAACAAAAACGAAGTTTATCACGGTTCGATTCGGAAATGTTCTCGGTTCGAACGGCTCCGTAATTCCTAGATTCCGGGAACAGATCGCCAAGGGGGGCCCGGTTACGGTGACACATCCCGATGTGATTCGTTACTTTATGACCATTCCGGAAGCGACTCAGCTTGTACTCCAAGCCGGAAGTATGGGAGAATGTGGGGAGATTTTTATTTTAGAAATGGGTGAGCCTGTAAGAATTCTAAATCTTGCGGAAGAAATGATCCGCCTTTGCGGACTTCGGCCTCACGTGGATATTCCGATCGAATATACCGGACTCAGACCGGGAGAGAAATTATTCGAAGAACTTCTTTTGGATTTGGAAGGAATCAAAAAAACGCATCATCCCAAAATCAAAATTGCAGCCCCTTTGGAGAATCCGGAAGCAACCACTTTTATCGCGAGATTCAACGAGCTTCTTGTTGCGGGTAGAACGAATAAGGATAAAGAGATCTTTCTTGCGTTTAAGGCCTTGGTCCCTGAGTATAAAATTCACGCAGATTATCTCAACGAGGCAAAAGTAGAACCTCTAAATCAGAATTTTAAGAATGGATAAACAGAATCTAAAAGACGAAATTCTGAGTCTCAGAAAATTCAAACGACAATTATTCGATCTTTATTGGGATCAATTCGGAACGTTTTTTCTACACGCACTTCCTCATCCTAAACTTGCAATCGGTAAACGCGGATTAGTCGGTGACGAAAAAGAGGCCGGTATTGTTCTCGTTTTTAGTCCTAAGGGCGGGGTTCGCAATCTGGATCTTCAGGAAGAATGGATCTACGCCGAACTCCAATTTGGTTATACTTGGGAGGAACTCTTTATTCCTTGGGATTGTATTCTGCGCTATTTTGATAAAACACAACAAACTTTGACAAATATGAAAGTTTTTACTACTGAAGCGGAGATTCTAAAACAACTTTCACCGAGTGAAAAAACGGCTTTAACAGAGAAAAAAGAGGGTGAGACGAAGGATGATAAATCCAACGTGATTCAAGTGGATTTTGGGAGT
Proteins encoded:
- a CDS encoding polysaccharide biosynthesis protein, which translates into the protein MLGKWNRRMWIFPLDLIFMGISFFLAHWIRFESLIFLFPPERFFTSLVIVVGVRAGVFILSDIYRSIWAYASIHDLVEIIKVTLLSSLVSTTALLFYNRFEQISRMVPILDTLLLLSFLCIRSFSWRVFRDQYILKKAQEEGEPTLILGAGKIGATLLSEIRRHNELKLNPVGFLDDDTQKIGAHIQGVPILAKIDQAEQIISQFGVKQVIIAITNPDGQLISRLIRSFENTDVKFKILPSLGSLFFDSPKLHQLREVQVEDLLGRSVVDLEIESIRSYLKGKCILVTGAGGSIGSEICRQIAVFEPARILLLDAAETPLYEIEYELKKKLEGQNIEIVPIITDVKNLSRVSSVFEKHSPQVVFHSAAYKHVPMMEINPTEAVMNNVLGTKNMADISRLSGVERFVLISTDKAVNPVNIMGASKRVAELYLQHISRETKTKFITVRFGNVLGSNGSVIPRFREQIAKGGPVTVTHPDVIRYFMTIPEATQLVLQAGSMGECGEIFILEMGEPVRILNLAEEMIRLCGLRPHVDIPIEYTGLRPGEKLFEELLLDLEGIKKTHHPKIKIAAPLENPEATTFIARFNELLVAGRTNKDKEIFLAFKALVPEYKIHADYLNEAKVEPLNQNFKNG
- a CDS encoding ClpXP protease specificity-enhancing factor SspB, with the translated sequence MDKQNLKDEILSLRKFKRQLFDLYWDQFGTFFLHALPHPKLAIGKRGLVGDEKEAGIVLVFSPKGGVRNLDLQEEWIYAELQFGYTWEELFIPWDCILRYFDKTQQTLTNMKVFTTEAEILKQLSPSEKTALTEKKEGETKDDKSNVIQVDFGSKSKQ